The Oncorhynchus kisutch isolate 150728-3 linkage group LG10, Okis_V2, whole genome shotgun sequence region acattagtgtgtctagtttgagatgcctcacaagtcctcaactggcagcttcattaaatagtacccgcaaaacactagtctcaacgtcaacagtgaagaggcaactccgggatgctggacttCTAGACAGAGTTTCACTGCCCAGTGtattattttgcccatcttaatcttttctttttattgtccagtctgagatatggctttttatcAACTCCGCCTAGAAGGCCAGCTTCCCGGAGTCACCCCGgattttttgcccattcttcaaggcaaaactgctccagctccttcaagttggatgggttccgttggtgtacagcaatctttaagtcatatcaCAGATTCTAAATTGgaatgaggtctgggctttgactaggcccaCCACTCaaatgttgctttagcagtatgattagggtcattgtcctgctggaatgtgaacccccgtcccagtctcaaatctctgaaaggctgaaacaggttttcctcaagagtttccctgtatttagcggcatccatcattccttcaattctgaccagtttcccagtccctgccgatgaaaaacatccccacagcatgatactgccaccaccatggtgttctctgggtgatgaggggtgctgggtttgcgccagacatagcgtttcccacaagccttttggcgaacaccaaacatgttcgcttatttttttctttacgcAATggattttttctggccactctttcgtaaagcccagctctgtggagtgtatggcttaaaatggtcctatggacagacactccaAACTCCGCTGTGgaactttgcagctccttcagggttatctttggtctctttgattaatgccctccttgcctggtccgtgagttttggtgggcagccctctcttggcaggtttgttgtagtGCCatatccattttttaataatggatttaaatggtgctccgtgggatgttctgatatttattttaacctaaccctgatctgtacttctccacaactttgtccctgacctgtttggaaagctccttggtcttcatgatgCCACTTGCTTGATggtaccccttgcttagtggtgttgcagactctgggccttttagaacaggtgtatacatactggtacaccagcttcaaaacagctgaaaatacaatattttctgttattgaaaatatatttcacagtggtttagatggtaaaatgattctctacactatacattgtttgttttgtcacaaactgaaattagacaAACTATTAGAATctgagcaaccaggaaatggcagagtgatttctgcatattgcacctttaatacAATCCACAGCCCAAATTAAATGACCTGACATTAACATGCTACAGAGAGGCGCAGGATAACAGAGGCAGCAAGCCAACTGCATCACCATCATGTAGCATCACCTGGCATCAAACCATCTAACGCCTTGTTTCCCAAACTGTGGGTCGGGACCCACTTGTGGGTCGCAGCAGGGGTCCAGGTGGGTTGTGGAATTTCATTTTTTGTGCCTAGCATTTTTATAGATTTGTTTAAATACAATTTCTTGAGGAAAAACATTTTCAGCGTAATTTCCAATAATCTTTCAGAACTTACAATCAATTTCTTAAAATGTTAGATCGTTGTCCCTATACCGGGACAGTTGTTGCTAATGTAGCTAGAATTTCAtaagtaacagcaaactttccaggaAATAGacgtcttatatgggcagaaagcttaaattcctgTTAATCTAACTGAACTGTCTAatattcagtaatcttgctctgatttgtcatcctgaggtgttaaattctcctacattcatttcacatttcaacaaacttcaaagtgtttcctttcaaatggtatcaggaatatgcatatccttgcttcaggtcctgagttaGTCAGTTAGATGTCATTTTAGACAGATATTGAAAAAAAATGGGGAAAAAAGGGTTACTCTACATAATCGTCAATAAGAAGACCACAGTGGAAGTACGTTGTTAAATGTTGTTGTGTCATTCCCAATCATTTTAAATGCATTGTGTCCACATGTGGTCATTTTGTGTTTGTATTGTaaaataaattacatttaaaaaatgtatcaacttGTGCATCACTCATATCCTTGTATGAATACGTTGCCTGATAAGAGGGTGTTTACCCACAGTTTTCCCTAACGTTGtgcgttttgtgtgtgtgcgttaccATTGATGTTGTCGCAGTAGTAGAAGTGTTCATCATTGAGGGCAGGACAGGCTGACACCAGCTCCTGTAGCCCAACCTCAGTGATGAGGAGACATCCAGACAGGTTCAGATGCtccaggaaaggaagacctccACGCTGAGACAgcgccctgaaacacacacacacacacttagagtATATAATACACAATCATTTGTACCTACTCACAGTCAATatcaataacaaaaaaaaaaagatttacacAATTTATCCACAGgtataatacatgtatgtttgtcgTTTCTTTGAAGAACAGCATCCCAAGCAGTTTTACCTCAAACCCAGATCTGTAACCCGATAACATCCAGAGAGGCTGAGGAATCTCAGCGAGCGTCGAGCGTCTGACTGATCAGTTCTGTTGTAAAGCTCCAGGCACCGCTGGCCCCCAGAGGAGCATTTAGTCCAAAACTCTGCCCCTGCACTGCCCGTGGTGGTGTAAGACAAACACTGCAGCCCTCCACAAGCCCTCAGGGCCATCTCACCAGTGCAGCAGGTTGAATGGCCACAGCAGGCCTCCCCAAGCCCATACTGCTGCTGCCAGTAGGAGGTGCTATAGCTTGTCCTGAGGCCCCGCCTCCTACTCCTCCTGCAGCAACACGAACCTCCTGGCTTCGTCGCCACAAAGCCTCGCCCCTCAGGGGTAGACACTCCCCCGCGGCGGTTCCACTCTGCTGCATCCTCGATGTCGGCCAGCTCCGAAGGGTCCAGGACCCAGACCCTGGAGGGGCTGCTGCACCGTGTCCCCGTACGCTGCTTGAAGATCAGGGCCTGCCTGCTGCCCCCCATCAAATGGAGGATCCGCTCGTCCAGCAGACTAATGGGAGGCGGGCTCTTCAGAAGCTTGGCTTGCCGGTCAGATCGTTTCTGAGAAATGGACAGCTTCTTCAGGGTGTGGTCAGTGATCTTCTCACAGCCGGATAGGTCCAGGTGCTCAAGAGATGGACATGCCCCCAGAGATGACCAACTGACAGAAAATAAGTGAAAAGAGTTCAATAGTTAATCATACCCTGTAGTCTTCAGCATAATTGGTCTGGCTATGAATTGCATACCTGTCAAAGGCGGAGTCTGTGACATCAGTCTGAGTGAGGTCCAGGTGGGTGAGATTAGGACAGAGACTAAGGATCTGACGCACCTGTGGCAGCAGGACACACATACAGCACCAgttaaagtttggacacctacttattcaagagtttgtttattttttactattttctacattgtagaataatagtgaagacatcaaaactatgaaatgacacatatggaatcatgtagtaaacaaaaacacttatacaaatcaaaacatatgttatatttgagattcttcaaagtagccaccctttgccttgacagctttgcacactcttggcattctctcaaccagcttcatgaggtagtcacctggaatgcttttacaactgtcttgaaggagtacccacatatgcaaagaacttgttggctgcttttccttcactctgcggtccaactcatcccaaaccatctcaattgggttgaggtcagaagattgtagaggccaggtcaaaTGATAAATAAaggttccatttttttttttttttaactaggtaagtcagatAAGaataaattcatatttacaatgacagcttaccggggaacagtgggttaactgccttgttcaggggcagaacgacagatttcttaccttgtcagttcagggaatcgatccagcaaccttttggttaatggcccaacgttctaaccactaggatacctgcctcccCACCATGAATCTGATGAAGCACTCAaacactctccttggtcaaatagcccttatacagcctggaagtgtgtttaaggtaattgtcctgttgaaaaacaaatgatgctcccactaagcacaaaccataCGGGGTGGCATATCGCTGACACAGTTTTGACACAGttttctctgaacagttgatgttgagatgtgtctgttagttTAACTCTccgaaacatttatttgggctgcaatctgaggtgcagtgaaTTGCCGATTTTTGAGGTAGTATCtgtaatgaatttatcctctgcagcagaggtaactctgagtcttccttttctgtggtggtcctcatgagagccagtttcataatgcttgatggtttttgctactgcacttgaaggcttgactgaccatgtcttaaagtaatggactgtcatttctcttcgcttatttaagctgttcttgccattatatgaacccggtcttttaccaaatagggctatcttctgcataccacgcctaccttgtcacaacaactgatttggtcaaatgcattatgaaagaaattccacaaattaacttaaggcagacttattaattgaaatgcattccaggtgactacctcatgaagctggttgagagaatgccaagaatcaAGGCAAAttgaaaatataaaacatttgtctaacacttttttggttactacgtgattccatgtgtgttatttcatagttttgatgtcttcactattattctacaatgtagaaaatagtcaaaaaattaagaaaaatcctggaatgagtaggtgtccaaatgtttgactggtactgtatacatatacAGATCATTAACCTACACTCTGCCATGTAGAGGCTAGTCGGTCTGAAACATCCTTCATTCACACGCCAGCTTCTCTCATTACTTAGAGAATAGGAAGCTTTGTATTAGTAGCACTGCTTCATTGGTGTTCTAGGCATATGATCATGAATATTCATACCATCTTACTGGAGACCGTAGAGCTGTAGGCCAGAACGATGGACCTGACAGAGGAACCCACAGCTGGCAGAAGGTTCTGGATCATTTCATTCAGTAGCTTCTTCTCCCTCTGAGCTGAGCTTATAGCCAATGAGTCTTCACAAGTCTCATCTAAACAAGGGAGAAAATGGGTAAACCAGAGATGAGGTAATAGGACaagacatccagaaaatcacccTAACAGTTAATCCAAATCTGTAAATACTGTCACTTCAATCAAGCTATGCATTTTCCCTGGATCAATCCTTTAGATGTACTCCTGACAAACACAGACTGACTGGGGTTGACACCGTtaggagtagaggtcgaccgattatgatttttcaacgccgatacagattattggacgaccaaaaaaagctgataccgattaatcacatttaaaaatatataattgtaataatgacaattacaacaatactgaatgaacttaGTTTAacttattataatacatcaataaaatctatttggcctcaaataaataatgaaacatgttcaatttggtttaaataatgcaaaaacaaagtgttggagaagaaagtaaaagtgcaatatgtgccatgtaaacaagctaacttttaagttccttgctcagaacatgagaacatatgaaagctggtggttcctttaaacatgagtcttcaatattcccaggtaagaagttttaggttgaagttattataggaattataggactatttctctctataacatttgtatttcacatacctttgactattggatgttcttataggcactatagtattgccagtgtaacagtatagcttccgcccctctcctcgccccaacctgggctcgaaccaggaacacatcgacaacagccaccctagaagcatcgttacccatcgctccacaaaagccacggcccttgcagagaaaggggaacaactacttcaaggtctcagagtgagtgatgtcaccgattgaaacgctattagcgcgcaccccgctaactagccatttcacatcggttacaccagcctaatcacgggagttgataggcttgaagtcataaacagctcaatgcttgaagcacagcgaagagctgctggcaaacgcacgaaagtgctgtttgaatgaatgcttaagagcctgctgctgcctaccatcgctcagtcagactgctctgtcAAATAACTAATCAtggacttaattataacataataacacacagaaatacgagcctcaggtcattaatatggtccagaaactatcatttcgaaaacaaaacatttattctttcagtgaaatacagaaccgttccatattttatctaacgggtggcatccctaagtctaaatattgctgttacattgtacaaccttcaatgttatgtcataattatgtacaattctggcaaattaattgtggtctttgttaggaataaatggatttcacacagttcgcaacgagccaggtggcccaaactgctgcatataccctgactgcttgcacggaaAGCAAGAGAAGCGACACAATTTCCATAGTTAtaagaaattaatgttagcaagcaatattaactaaatatgcaagtttaaaaatacatacttgtgtattgattttaaagaaaggcattgatgtttatggttaggtacacattggtgcaacgacagtgcttttttagcgaatgcgcttgttaaatcacccgtttggcgaagtaggctgtgattcgatgagaaactaacaggcaccacatcgattatatgcaacgcaggacacgctagataaactagtaatatcatcaaccatgtgtagttaactactgattatgttaagattgatagtttttttttttataagataagtttaatgccaactagcaacttaccttggcttcttgctgccctcaCATAACAGctagtcagcctgccatgcaggctCCTCGAGGAGTGCAATGTGAGGCagttggttagagcattggactagtaaccggaaggttgcaaaaacaaatccccgagctgacaaggtaaaaatcgttctgcccctgaacaaggcagttaacccaccgttccaaggccgtctttgaaaataagaatgtgttcttaactgacttgtctagttaaataaaggtgtaaaaagtattatatatgtcatttatgtatattttttttttttctttaaaaaatatatatttgtattcttcttcttcttcttcttctttatttgtattaaaatatatatatatattatttttatatatataaaaaaaaataataataaatacaattttaaaatcgGCCACTCTGTGTCCCAAAATACCGATTTttatgaaatcggccctaattaatctgccattccgattattcggtcgacctctagttacgAGGCTGAAAGAGCTCACCAGACTCATCCACATCTGCATCCTCATCCCACTCCTGGTAGGCCTTGCCCTCATCCTGCAGACTCTTCACCCACTCCTCCTCCGGTTCCTGATTCAGATCAGCTGGGGGGCCACGATAGTGATCCCCTGGGAAAAAGACAGATGGCACTGTCTTATTTCTTATCAGTGTCTTATTTCTTTAAGGGGAAAAACAAGTGTCAAAATATTTTATTGCCAGCTTTTACAGTGTTACCTGCTTCACCATCAGTGAGGAAAAAAGTATAAAAAGTCAACACTGATATCTCCGTACCTCTGGCCCAGCGTACAGGGTAGAGATGCCTCCACAGAGAGCCGGTCTTGGCCAGGTCGGACCAGGCTGAGGACACCTGGCCACAGTGACACAGGTCCTCAGGACCCAGGTAGCGGAACAGATGCAGCAGGATCTCTGTAGGTAGCTGGGAGATGTGGGTGGAGCACAGCTCTTTCTCTAGTTCTGAGGATTGATAACCATAGTCAGTGTAGTGTACAACACATGCTGAACtcaagttcttaactgacttgcctagttaaataaaaggtacaataaaaaaatttaaaaaagtgcTAATGAAAGGTTACTTAAGTAATGCTTCTCTACAGTTTGGGATAAAAAGACCTAAGAATAATTGCTAGACCATAGCAATAACACAGCAACAGAAGTGTGATTCAGCCGTCTGTAGAAATGTTTTTGGTAAGCATTAAAGCCACACCTCGACAAACATTTGGTTCTGGGAAATTTGGCCAACTAATTTCCTAATGTACTGACCACATCCTCCAACATAGCGTAGTTATGACTACGTTCAAGTTGAGAAGTGTGTTGCTGAAGGAGATATTAAGTAAAGGGATTGCATGGTGATAGATGTCATATGGAGGAGGCTGTGTATGCTGGGGAGAATACAGGTGAATCATAGCCGTCACCAAGATGTAGGTGTGCACTCTAGAGAAGGCAATAAAGGGGTCTGTGACTCACCGTCAGTCTTCTCATGGTCAGCATACTTGAAGGCCTTGTGCAGCTCCTCTGCCTGGCTCCACAGACTGAGCCCCTTCAGCACTTCGGCTGCACAGTCCCATCGCTGCTGGCTACAGTGCTGTGCCATCACCTGCTTCTTGAGGTCTTTCAGCTCCTCATAGGTGAAGTACTGCATCAGCATGGGCTGGAACACCTGGAATAGACCCCATTACATAATACATATAAAGCAATCAATTATTATGAGCTAGACAGAAAGACCAAGAGTTGAACAGAATATCTTATTTGCTGGTACTGTTATGATATGGAGGGAAGGTTACTGTTAGGACACATGCGTTTTGTCTATCCAGATTACACTTCCACACTCCATTCCCCCAGGAGGCAGCAGCAACCTTGTCCAGATGCTGAGTCTGGTTGATTTGCACATCATGTGCTGACAATTAGGGTGATCGCCAGTCATTGTCCCAGTTTACAAGCCTTGAGGCTGCTGGATTTGTTTGGCAGCCATGAGGCTTTTCATTTGATTTTGGGTCTAGTTTGGGCATGCCTGTTTGTAGGTTTCTGTTTTGTACGTTATTTTCGTTACTATCTGAACAACTAATACACCGCTTGTGCTCGCCGACCCAAAGGAGTCAAGACAGAGCTGGGCACATACTCTTGTTTCTCACAAATGCACACATTaattcaggttacagaccatgtaactaggcctAGGACCACTAAAAGTGAGTGCAACAATATCCGTAGGCTAGTTATGTGTTTTGTGACAGTACCCATTCATGGACAGttcacctgaccgtgctgctgctccagtttcaactgttctgccttattattatactaccatgctggtcatttatgaacatttgaacatcttggccatgttctgttataatctccacccggcacagccagaagaggactggccaccccacatagcctggttcctctctaggtttcttcctaggttttggcctttctagggagtttttcctagccaccgtgcttctacacctgcattgcttgctgtttggggttttaggctgggtttctgtacagcactttgagatatcagctgatgtacgaagggctatataaatcagtTTGATTTTGATTTGGACAAAACACTATATAACAAACATGTATTAAtaattggtaacactttatttggatagtccatctagTAACCTTAACCTTTATCTTAAACTTagcccttattctaaccctaaccttagcaagcagttgcttatcaacagatcaTTTTTTGATAGTATGACCATATGTAGAGGATCAACaaatggactatccaaataaagtgtgacctatTTATTTACACAGTGAGTCCTACATCCGAATACCTCAACTTAATTATTACAAATTACATTATTTAAtcatacctcttcctcctccttcatgtGGGGTAAGAAGTCCTGTGTGAATGCCTCCAGTCGCTCTTTCAGTTGCCGGGCATAGTTCAGCTGCTCATACTCGCTCTGCAATTATATCGTAATCATGACATCATACACGACTGACTGTCATTCACTCCATTTAAATAAATGCCATCGATCCTCAGCTTCGGTCAGATCCAACCACACAATCGTAACAGTCAAACACTAAAGAGTGAACAGACCAATAAAATACTCTAACACATACTTTCACTTGTAGGATAAGAAAATTATTAACAGGCGAAACTGAAAAATACCATCCGTAACTTTTTTCATCCAATATTCCATTGATGAATCTGCAGAGACTTAACCAAAAATTATTATAATTGCATTTACAAACAATTAAACAAAGTCTTGTTTATCTGAGCTGAAATTAAAACATTTCCTGTCCTGGTTGAAGACCAAGTACAGATTACCAAATTCTGCTCTTACAAAGAAAATTCCACTGTTTAGTAAGAGCAGATTATGATTGGGACAGACTCAGAACAGATGTTAAAATGTACACCATTGCGCCATTCAGGACAGGCCATTTCTTGTTTGTACATGGCTACAACATTTGTCTCCAAAATCTCCGGAAACAGGTCACAGGAACAATTCTGCATGGAACCAAAATAGGCCAGCAGTCTCGGTCTCTCAAAACAGCTTGTGGGCTCTATAAACGGAGTGTCCCTGTAATGTTCACAGGCCCAGTAAAACGACTAACCAAAATCTAAAACTGGCATTTTGCAGGTCAGGAAAGTCCATATAGGCATTTCTAACATAATGCCAAGAATTGAACAGATTCCCTTTTAAGGAATTGAGGCATAATTATTATTGTTCAATAATGTGTTGTGTTTAAAAACACCGGTTTCACTAAAAAAAGGTAACAGGAAACCTAGCTGAGGAACGCTCAACTCCGTTGTCTTATATCGAGGAGGAGATGAGTTTGGATAACTGTTCACGGGATTTGCTAGCAACATATTTGAACCACCATCAGTCGATTCTTGTAAAAATGTAAATTCTGAAAACACTTACCTGTACCTATCTTTGTCCAGTACAACTGCAGTCCTTCCGCGGGGTGCTGAAATTCATACTTTTAATTCAACTTTAGCGACTACAACCACCGACTATTTCCTTGTTGCTCGTACTACGTAAGCTGAGATGCAATTGGGTCTGTGCTATCCggaatccttgggatgtccctaccccATTTAAGTTTTAAATGGTTAAGTTTATGGGTTAAAGTTAGAGTTTAGGGttgggacatcccaaggatcccggatagtaAGGACCAAATTGCATCTCAGCTTACGTCGTGCAAGCAACGAGGAAAAGGTCAGTGGTTGTATTCGCTAAACGGAAGGACTGTAGCTGTACAGTACAAACAAAGGTACAGGTAAGTGTTTTCAGAATTGACATTTTTACAAGACTCGACAGATGGTGAATCAATAATGTTGCTAGTAAATCCCGCAACCCGTTATCAAAATTAAACTCTGCCTCAATATAAGAGAACAGTGTTGAGCGTTTCTCAGTTACAGGAAACCAAGACCTTCCTTATCTAACGTGTTGTTGTTAAAATGACATGTCTAAAGTCTGAATCACTACAGGGATAGGCTATCATTTCAGTGCAGACATGACTCAGTGATACACAACACAAAGCCCAAGGAGCAAGAGGGATCATTTGTGAGTCTTTTCATAAATGTTATGTTGGTGGCAGGACTTTTGCTGATATCATTAGTGGAGTCACCTTAACGCTTTTCAGTCCTTTCTCAAACAGGGACAACATCTCTGAGAGCTTGTTATCGGAGTGCACATTATACACAGTGCAGCTGCGCTGTTGCAACAGGCCGATGATATACTCGTTTTCAATCTGTTCGTGCATCTTGAACTCCTTGAAGGTGGCACACAGTGACTGAAGAAATGAGCGGAAGTCATTGTTGTTGGAGAAGTTGGTCTGTGACAGCTGTGGTATAAAGGAAATAAAGAACATGTCAAAGTTTCTCAGATAGTAATAGCAGACCTGCACACAACCATAGCAACAGAACTGTGGACATGCCTGTATGAGTGGAATTAAGCCTCATTATTAACGTGACCTTAGGTATGTTCCCTCTAATTCTTCCATTTCTCTCAgcggacctgagccctaggaccacgcgtctcctggctgtccccagtccgcATGGTCATActctgatccagtttctgctgttctgcctgcggcaatGGAACCCTAACatgttcactggatgtgctaACTTGTACCGGActtgctgctctctccctctccaccgcatttgctgtctcgacctctaaatgcttggctatgaaaagccaactgacatttactcctgatttgctgacatgttgcaccctctataaccactgattattatttgacGTCTTAAAGAACGATCTGGATCTGTACACTTATAACCTCcacacagcacagccagaagaggactggtcaccccttaGATCCTGGTTCCTCtagttttcttcctaggttcctgcctttctagggagtttttcccaagCCAGCGCGCTTCTACATTTGCATTGCTTActctttgggggtttaggctgggtttctgtataagcactttgtgagaTCTGATGGtgtaaagggctttataaatacatttgattgattaatgcCCGCAGAACCGTTCATTCCGCTGTTCATTGCTTGGACGGACACaaagtagcttgctagctaagtcATGCATGAATTTTATTGTGTTTTGCTCATGCCATGTTATGACGTTAGGTAACGGGAAAACAGtattaactagctagccacactgtaatgatttagctagctaactaagatATCGTGTTGCATAACAAAAGGGTTAGCAAACTTCAGACTCGTCTTCGGCAGCCACGTAACTAGCTAGAACTAAAGTGTTTCTTACCTACTAAATAGCCAAGTTAGCTACACTAGTTATCCTGTCATTACCTAGCTAGGTCAGCTTGCTAAGAAACTGGTTGAGACCTTTCCCAACTAGCCAGCGACTGACATACTGTAGCTAACTACTATGCCAAAAACACACCCATTTCTCTGACCAGCTAACACGTTGGCTAGCTAAACTGCGTTAGCAGCAGACGATAGCTAGCTTTTTGAGCAAATTCTCTATTCATATTCCTCCATACACACCTTCTCGCAGTAAAGTCCTACCAACTGTTTCATTCGCCAATGTGGACCAGTAAAAACATCCACCTCGTCGGGAAAAGGTGCCATCTTCACTCCATAAAAACTAGTCAGCACTGACGTTGCACGCTAGCTAACTGGTTAGTTTAGCATTGGTGAAGTCAAAATGGGCATGCGTACTCCACTGTCATGTGATATATTCGGcggaattaggaattagaatactacactgaacaaaaatctaaacgcaacatgtaaaggtgtttgttccatgtttcatgagctgaaataaaagatcccagaaatgttccatacgcacataaATCTTatgtcaaatgttgtgcacatttgtcagtgagcatttctcctttgccaaaataatccatccacttgacatgTGTGGCATTTCAAGAAATGTATTACACAGCATTGCACAGGTGCACAATGTGCTGTAGACAggaaaaggccactctaaaatgtgcagttttcacacaacacaatgccacagatatcttcAGTTTTGagagagcatgcaattggcatgctgactgcaggaatgttaa contains the following coding sequences:
- the LOC109898010 gene encoding F-box/LRR-repeat protein 5 isoform X1, whose translation is MAPFPDEVDVFTGPHWRMKQLVGLYCEKLSQTNFSNNNDFRSFLQSLCATFKEFKMHEQIENEYIIGLLQQRSCTVYNVHSDNKLSEMLSLFEKGLKSVKSEYEQLNYARQLKERLEAFTQDFLPHMKEEEEVFQPMLMQYFTYEELKDLKKQVMAQHCSQQRWDCAAEVLKGLSLWSQAEELHKAFKYADHEKTDELEKELCSTHISQLPTEILLHLFRYLGPEDLCHCGQVSSAWSDLAKTGSLWRHLYPVRWARGDHYRGPPADLNQEPEEEWVKSLQDEGKAYQEWDEDADVDESDETCEDSLAISSAQREKKLLNEMIQNLLPAVGSSVRSIVLAYSSTVSSKMVRQILSLCPNLTHLDLTQTDVTDSAFDSWSSLGACPSLEHLDLSGCEKITDHTLKKLSISQKRSDRQAKLLKSPPPISLLDERILHLMGGSRQALIFKQRTGTRCSSPSRVWVLDPSELADIEDAAEWNRRGGVSTPEGRGFVATKPGGSCCCRRSRRRGLRTSYSTSYWQQQYGLGEACCGHSTCCTGEMALRACGGLQCLSYTTTGSAGAEFWTKCSSGGQRCLELYNRTDQSDARRSLRFLSLSGCYRVTDLGLRALSQRGGLPFLEHLNLSGCLLITEVGLQELVSACPALNDEHFYYCDNINGPHADTASGCQNLQCGFRACCRSGE
- the LOC109898010 gene encoding F-box/LRR-repeat protein 5 isoform X2; its protein translation is MEYWMKKSEYEQLNYARQLKERLEAFTQDFLPHMKEEEEVFQPMLMQYFTYEELKDLKKQVMAQHCSQQRWDCAAEVLKGLSLWSQAEELHKAFKYADHEKTDELEKELCSTHISQLPTEILLHLFRYLGPEDLCHCGQVSSAWSDLAKTGSLWRHLYPVRWARGDHYRGPPADLNQEPEEEWVKSLQDEGKAYQEWDEDADVDESDETCEDSLAISSAQREKKLLNEMIQNLLPAVGSSVRSIVLAYSSTVSSKMVRQILSLCPNLTHLDLTQTDVTDSAFDSWSSLGACPSLEHLDLSGCEKITDHTLKKLSISQKRSDRQAKLLKSPPPISLLDERILHLMGGSRQALIFKQRTGTRCSSPSRVWVLDPSELADIEDAAEWNRRGGVSTPEGRGFVATKPGGSCCCRRSRRRGLRTSYSTSYWQQQYGLGEACCGHSTCCTGEMALRACGGLQCLSYTTTGSAGAEFWTKCSSGGQRCLELYNRTDQSDARRSLRFLSLSGCYRVTDLGLRALSQRGGLPFLEHLNLSGCLLITEVGLQELVSACPALNDEHFYYCDNINGPHADTASGCQNLQCGFRACCRSGE